The following proteins are encoded in a genomic region of Pikeienuella piscinae:
- a CDS encoding ABC transporter substrate-binding protein yields the protein MRSFRKPGLTGGMTAAFAAVSACFAFGAHAQDKTEIDFVLNWIAGGDHAPYYYAAQEGWYDEAGIDLTIQQGKGSTMAAQQTGIGKTQIGLADLGTALVAKGKGADLIAVMNIYANSPYGMYWMKSSGIGGIEDFSGHKIGNPPWDAARAMWPALAKANDVDPDSVTWVNVQPNAKLAALKSGSIDVTTSFYNIHHIFQRELGDDMGFFAWKEYGINPYGNSIIVNGEFLKDHADAVQAFVAVSQRAFAACVKEPAPCVDALVSANTGLKADNEMQNWALVVELMTDETSTTKGLGYFDEDRLKSDYELVSTYFDIEQPFDIMEAVRNDFIDTSIVVPTP from the coding sequence ATGCGGAGTTTCAGGAAACCGGGTCTGACGGGGGGAATGACGGCGGCGTTCGCGGCCGTTTCCGCCTGTTTCGCTTTCGGCGCGCATGCGCAGGACAAGACGGAGATCGACTTCGTCCTGAACTGGATCGCCGGCGGCGACCACGCCCCCTACTACTACGCGGCTCAGGAAGGCTGGTATGACGAAGCCGGGATCGACCTGACCATCCAGCAGGGCAAGGGCTCGACGATGGCCGCCCAGCAGACCGGCATCGGCAAGACCCAGATCGGCCTCGCCGATCTCGGGACGGCGCTGGTCGCGAAGGGCAAGGGCGCCGATCTCATTGCCGTGATGAACATCTACGCCAATTCGCCATACGGCATGTACTGGATGAAATCTTCGGGCATTGGAGGGATCGAGGATTTTTCGGGTCACAAGATCGGCAACCCGCCCTGGGATGCGGCGCGCGCGATGTGGCCCGCGCTCGCCAAGGCGAACGATGTCGATCCGGACTCGGTGACATGGGTGAACGTCCAACCGAACGCGAAACTGGCGGCGCTGAAATCGGGTTCTATCGACGTGACGACGTCATTCTACAACATCCACCACATCTTCCAGCGGGAACTCGGCGACGACATGGGCTTCTTCGCGTGGAAGGAGTACGGCATCAACCCTTACGGCAATTCGATCATCGTCAATGGCGAATTCCTGAAGGACCACGCCGACGCCGTGCAGGCGTTCGTCGCCGTCTCACAGCGCGCCTTCGCCGCCTGCGTGAAGGAACCGGCGCCCTGCGTCGATGCGCTGGTCTCGGCCAATACCGGTCTCAAGGCTGATAACGAGATGCAGAACTGGGCTCTTGTCGTCGAACTGATGACCGATGAGACGTCGACGACCAAGGGGCTCGGCTATTTCGACGAGGACAGGCTGAAATCCGACTACGAACTCGTCTCGACCTATTTCGACATCGAACAGCCATTCGACATCATGGAAGCGGTTCGCAACGATTTCATCGACACCTCGATCGTGGTGCCAACGCCCTGA
- a CDS encoding NAD-dependent epimerase/dehydratase family protein — MTEDASGGMPSKIADVAELEELMTRPTTALKADLAAAPGDIMVLGAGGKMGPTLARMAKRAAPDRRVMAVARFSDPDVRASLESHGVETISCDLLDRAAVARLPDAPNVIYMAGRKFGATGSEPFTWAMNALAPAIVAERFADARIVAFSTGCVYPFTTPDSGGPTEETPVGPPSGEYAWSCLARERVFEHYSQSLGTAGILIRLNYAIDMRYGVLHDVGALVFAGETVDLTMGHANVIWQGDANSQVLRALRHVTAPISALNVTGPETVSIRWLAGEFAKRFGTEAKLAGVEAETGWLNNAAKAAGLFGVPAVDLETMIDWQADWIARGGESLGKPTGFQVRDGKF, encoded by the coding sequence ATGACCGAAGACGCTTCCGGCGGCATGCCGTCGAAAATCGCCGATGTCGCCGAACTCGAAGAGCTGATGACGCGGCCGACGACGGCGTTGAAGGCCGATCTCGCGGCGGCGCCGGGCGACATCATGGTGCTCGGCGCGGGCGGAAAGATGGGGCCGACCCTTGCGCGCATGGCGAAGCGCGCGGCGCCGGATCGGCGGGTGATGGCGGTGGCGCGGTTTTCCGACCCGGACGTCCGCGCGTCACTGGAAAGCCACGGCGTCGAAACCATATCCTGCGATCTCCTGGACCGCGCGGCGGTCGCGCGGCTGCCGGACGCGCCGAACGTCATCTACATGGCGGGGCGCAAGTTCGGCGCAACCGGGTCCGAGCCTTTCACCTGGGCGATGAACGCGCTCGCCCCCGCCATCGTCGCGGAGCGGTTCGCGGATGCGCGGATCGTCGCGTTTTCGACCGGCTGCGTCTATCCTTTCACCACCCCTGACAGCGGTGGCCCGACCGAAGAAACCCCCGTCGGCCCGCCCTCGGGTGAATACGCGTGGTCCTGCCTGGCGCGGGAGCGGGTGTTCGAACATTACTCGCAGTCGCTGGGGACCGCGGGTATCCTGATTCGCCTCAACTACGCGATCGATATGCGATATGGGGTTCTCCACGATGTCGGCGCGCTTGTCTTCGCGGGCGAAACTGTGGACCTGACGATGGGTCATGCGAACGTCATCTGGCAGGGTGATGCGAACAGCCAGGTCCTGCGCGCGCTCCGCCATGTGACGGCGCCGATCTCGGCGTTGAACGTCACCGGGCCGGAGACGGTCTCCATTCGTTGGCTGGCCGGCGAATTCGCGAAGAGGTTCGGAACCGAGGCGAAGCTGGCGGGCGTGGAGGCCGAGACAGGTTGGCTGAACAACGCGGCGAAAGCCGCAGGCCTGTTCGGCGTTCCCGCCGTCGATCTTGAGACGATGATCGACTGGCAGGCGGACTGGATCGCCCGCGGGGGCGAAAGTCTCGGGAAGCCGACGGGGTTTCAGGTTCGCGATGGCAAGTTCTGA
- a CDS encoding dihydrodipicolinate synthase family protein gives MADASDIPGEVLKSLRAGAVIPAHPLALTPSRALDERRQRALSRYYVDAGAGGLAVGVHTTQFAIREAGLYEPVLRLAAETAADWASRPMIMIAGLCGGTDQARREAGVARSLGYHAGLLSLAALGQADEDELIRHSEAIAAEIPVVGFYLQRAVGGRDLSAAFWRRFAAIENVVAIKMAPFDRYRTIDVIRGVVEARAEDRVALYTGNDDHILLDLVTPFRMVRDGEEVEMRIRGGLLGHWSAWTKRAVEMHARARAAAEAGAIPADLLALDSQVTDANGALFDVRNDFAGCIAGCHEVLRRQGLLENMALLDPEEGLGPGQAAEIDRVSAAYPHLADDAFVKENLDRWLS, from the coding sequence GTGGCGGACGCGTCAGACATTCCGGGCGAGGTCCTGAAGAGCCTGCGCGCCGGCGCGGTGATCCCCGCGCATCCGCTTGCGCTGACCCCGTCACGCGCGCTCGACGAGCGCCGCCAGCGCGCGCTCAGCCGATACTATGTCGATGCGGGCGCCGGTGGTCTGGCGGTCGGCGTCCACACGACGCAGTTCGCGATTCGCGAAGCCGGGCTCTACGAGCCGGTGCTGCGGCTCGCCGCCGAAACGGCGGCGGACTGGGCGTCGCGACCGATGATCATGATCGCCGGGCTTTGCGGCGGGACCGACCAGGCCCGGCGCGAAGCGGGCGTCGCGCGCTCTCTCGGCTATCACGCCGGTCTCCTGTCGCTCGCCGCGCTCGGGCAGGCGGACGAGGATGAGCTTATCCGGCATTCCGAGGCGATCGCCGCGGAGATCCCGGTCGTCGGTTTCTACCTTCAGCGCGCTGTTGGCGGGCGCGATCTCTCGGCGGCGTTCTGGCGCCGGTTCGCCGCGATCGAGAACGTCGTGGCGATCAAGATGGCGCCCTTCGACCGGTATCGCACCATCGACGTGATCCGCGGCGTCGTCGAGGCGCGCGCCGAGGATCGGGTGGCGCTCTATACTGGCAATGACGATCATATCCTGCTCGACCTCGTCACGCCCTTCCGGATGGTTCGGGACGGCGAGGAAGTGGAGATGCGCATCCGCGGCGGTCTGCTCGGCCATTGGTCAGCCTGGACGAAGCGAGCGGTGGAGATGCACGCGCGGGCGCGGGCGGCGGCGGAAGCGGGCGCGATTCCCGCCGATCTTCTCGCGCTCGACAGCCAGGTGACGGATGCGAATGGCGCGCTCTTTGACGTCCGGAACGATTTCGCCGGCTGCATCGCCGGGTGTCACGAAGTCCTGCGTCGTCAGGGCTTGCTGGAGAACATGGCGCTGCTCGACCCGGAGGAGGGGCTCGGGCCGGGTCAGGCTGCTGAGATCGACCGGGTCTCGGCAGCCTATCCGCATCTTGCCGACGACGCCTTCGTGAAGGAGAATCTGGACAGATGGCTGAGTTGA
- a CDS encoding ABC transporter permease has product MTQHAGDETPERQSAVSGLDRARMFVRRYWVAIAAHVGVIVAWWLWVRLGDVPSYVMPGPVETIAALWDEYDWFHNTMVTAGEILAGYLIATVFGVGVALLSSWSRIVDQAVMPLMISLNMIPKVALGPLFIVWFSYGFTPNVLIVFAICVLPILLTTARGLREVEPDLLDLVRSLKGSRWQIFTKIQLPGSLPYIFSGMKVATVLAVAGAVVGEFIASEEGLGYLMLQVQVTLDTAAMFMAVLLITLIGVVLYGLVVLLERLTVTNDSRVRSS; this is encoded by the coding sequence ATGACGCAACATGCGGGTGACGAGACGCCCGAACGACAGTCGGCGGTTTCGGGTCTCGATCGCGCGCGCATGTTCGTGCGGCGCTACTGGGTCGCGATCGCCGCCCATGTCGGCGTCATCGTCGCGTGGTGGCTCTGGGTTCGGCTGGGCGACGTTCCGAGTTACGTGATGCCGGGGCCGGTGGAGACAATCGCCGCGCTCTGGGACGAGTATGACTGGTTTCACAACACGATGGTGACCGCGGGCGAGATCCTGGCCGGCTACCTGATCGCCACGGTTTTCGGCGTCGGCGTGGCGTTGCTCAGTTCATGGTCGCGCATCGTCGATCAGGCGGTGATGCCGCTGATGATCAGCCTGAACATGATTCCGAAAGTGGCGCTCGGCCCGCTCTTCATTGTCTGGTTCTCCTACGGCTTCACGCCCAACGTGCTGATCGTCTTCGCCATTTGCGTGCTGCCGATCCTGCTCACGACGGCGCGCGGCCTGCGCGAGGTGGAGCCAGACCTCCTCGATCTCGTGCGGTCGCTGAAAGGGTCGCGCTGGCAGATCTTCACGAAGATTCAGCTGCCAGGCTCGCTCCCCTATATATTCTCCGGCATGAAGGTCGCGACGGTGCTCGCGGTGGCGGGCGCCGTCGTCGGCGAGTTCATCGCATCGGAAGAGGGGCTCGGTTACCTGATGCTCCAGGTGCAGGTGACGCTGGACACCGCGGCGATGTTCATGGCGGTCCTGCTTATCACTCTGATCGGCGTCGTTCTTTACGGGCTGGTCGTCCTTCTGGAGCGGCTGACCGTGACGAATGACAGCCGTGTCCGATCCAGCTGA
- a CDS encoding TetR/AcrR family transcriptional regulator — translation MTLDVNKKDGSRGAVETIRRDPDGTKKRILDAATHEFSTKGLGGARIADIADRAGVNKRMLYHYFGDKDALFLVVLEGAYAAIRRREREMALDHLPPEEAMRRLVETTWDHYIEHPEFLNLLNSENLHKARHLRNSTRAREMHSPFADMIAQILRRGEDAKVFRAGVDPVDLYISIAGLGYFYLSNRYTLSVIFDRDLEAPDNLARRRAHMVEVVLGYLRRSGGVRPRPEPDRALA, via the coding sequence ATGACGCTTGATGTCAACAAGAAAGACGGGTCCCGTGGCGCCGTCGAGACCATCAGGCGCGACCCGGATGGCACGAAGAAACGCATCCTCGACGCCGCGACGCATGAGTTCTCCACCAAAGGCCTCGGCGGGGCCAGAATCGCCGATATCGCGGACCGCGCCGGTGTGAACAAGCGGATGCTCTATCACTATTTCGGGGACAAGGACGCGTTGTTCCTTGTCGTCCTCGAAGGCGCCTACGCGGCCATCCGCAGACGCGAGCGGGAGATGGCGCTCGACCATCTTCCACCAGAGGAGGCCATGCGCCGGCTGGTCGAGACGACGTGGGATCACTATATCGAACACCCCGAGTTTCTTAACCTGCTGAACTCCGAAAATCTCCACAAGGCGCGGCACTTGAGGAATTCGACGCGTGCGCGCGAGATGCACTCGCCCTTCGCCGACATGATCGCGCAGATCCTGCGGCGGGGCGAGGACGCGAAGGTTTTTCGCGCGGGGGTGGACCCGGTCGATCTCTATATCTCGATCGCCGGGCTCGGATATTTCTACCTGTCGAACCGCTACACGCTGTCCGTGATCTTCGACCGCGATCTGGAGGCGCCGGACAACCTCGCGCGGCGGCGCGCGCACATGGTGGAGGTCGTGCTCGGCTATCTGCGGCGAAGTGGCGGCGTGCGTCCGCGGCCCGAGCCCGATCGTGCGCTCGCCTAG
- a CDS encoding ABC transporter ATP-binding protein, protein MAELNAAAPAARPFIRMENVSKVYRSGGNEFLAVSDVTMNVTEGELISLVGPSGCGKTTVLKILADLHGHDDGTVEIGDPANPFTPGRDVGMVFQQPLLLKWRNIIDNILLPAEILGLPMKSARARAMELIALVGLKGFETSRPYELSGGMQQRAAIARALVHDPRLVLMDEPFGALDALTRERMNLELLRIWTESRKTILFVTHSIQEAVLMGSHCAVLTSGPARMADFFPIDLPYPRRLDMRQSPEFGAYSRRIYDLLGME, encoded by the coding sequence ATGGCTGAGTTGAACGCGGCGGCGCCCGCCGCCCGCCCTTTCATCAGGATGGAGAACGTCTCGAAGGTCTATCGGTCCGGGGGGAACGAGTTCCTCGCGGTGTCCGACGTCACCATGAATGTGACGGAGGGAGAGCTGATCTCGCTCGTCGGGCCGTCGGGTTGCGGCAAGACCACGGTGCTGAAGATCCTCGCCGACCTTCATGGCCACGATGACGGGACGGTCGAGATCGGCGATCCGGCGAACCCGTTCACGCCGGGGCGCGATGTCGGAATGGTGTTCCAGCAGCCGCTGCTGCTGAAGTGGCGCAACATCATCGACAACATCCTGCTGCCGGCGGAGATTCTGGGCCTGCCGATGAAGAGCGCGCGCGCGCGCGCGATGGAGCTGATCGCGCTTGTCGGCCTGAAAGGGTTCGAGACCAGCCGCCCCTATGAGCTTTCCGGCGGCATGCAGCAGCGCGCCGCCATCGCCCGCGCGCTGGTTCATGACCCGCGCCTCGTGCTTATGGACGAGCCTTTCGGCGCGCTCGACGCGCTGACGCGCGAGCGCATGAATCTCGAATTGCTGCGCATCTGGACCGAAAGCCGGAAGACGATCCTCTTCGTCACTCATTCAATTCAGGAGGCGGTGCTGATGGGCTCGCACTGCGCGGTGCTGACGTCGGGCCCCGCGCGCATGGCGGATTTCTTCCCCATCGACCTTCCCTATCCACGGCGGCTGGACATGCGCCAGTCACCGGAATTCGGCGCCTATTCGCGGCGCATCTACGACCTTCTCGGAATGGAGTGA
- a CDS encoding dihydrodipicolinate synthase family protein, whose translation MTHVTLPNGDGGTERYELSAPRGFPTRQNAPFNRVAIAAAHVVADPLAESDPWLDAPVDWDRTIAFRQNLWDLKLGVAEAMDTAQRGMGLDWPTALELIRRSVDASRDHPGAVVFCGVGTDHIAPSPDLKPEDVIAAYEEQLEAVEACGGRVIMMASRALAAAAKGPEDYAKVYGRILEQVKEPVIIHWLGEMFDPALSGYWGAAEHGAAMDSCLEMLAANAAKIDGVKISLLSKEMEIDMRRRLPEGVRMYSGDDFNYAELIEGDEEGYSDALLGIFDAIAPAASAALAALAADDRDSFREILAPTVPLSRHIFRAPTRFYKTGVVFLAWLNGLQDHFTMIGGQESARSTRHLAELFRLADKAGLLRDPELAADRMGQAMAIRGVA comes from the coding sequence ATGACCCATGTGACTCTTCCGAACGGCGATGGCGGAACGGAGAGATATGAACTCTCGGCGCCGCGCGGTTTTCCGACCCGCCAGAACGCGCCCTTCAACCGCGTCGCCATCGCCGCCGCCCATGTCGTCGCCGACCCGCTGGCGGAGAGCGACCCCTGGCTGGACGCGCCGGTGGACTGGGACCGGACCATCGCCTTTCGCCAGAACCTCTGGGATCTGAAGCTCGGCGTCGCGGAGGCGATGGACACCGCGCAGCGCGGCATGGGCCTCGACTGGCCGACGGCGCTGGAGCTGATCCGCCGCTCGGTCGACGCGTCGCGCGACCACCCCGGCGCGGTCGTCTTTTGCGGGGTCGGCACCGATCACATCGCGCCTTCGCCGGACCTGAAGCCCGAGGACGTGATCGCCGCTTACGAAGAACAGCTTGAGGCGGTCGAGGCCTGCGGCGGGCGGGTCATCATGATGGCGAGCCGCGCGCTCGCCGCCGCTGCGAAGGGCCCCGAGGACTACGCGAAGGTCTACGGCCGCATTCTCGAGCAGGTGAAAGAGCCGGTGATCATTCACTGGCTGGGCGAGATGTTCGACCCTGCGCTCTCCGGTTACTGGGGCGCCGCCGAGCACGGCGCGGCGATGGATTCGTGCCTCGAGATGCTCGCCGCCAACGCGGCGAAGATCGATGGGGTCAAGATCTCGCTCCTATCGAAGGAAATGGAGATCGACATGCGCCGCCGCCTGCCGGAGGGCGTGAGGATGTATTCCGGCGACGATTTCAATTACGCCGAACTGATCGAGGGCGACGAGGAGGGCTATTCCGACGCGCTGCTCGGGATATTCGACGCCATCGCGCCCGCCGCATCTGCGGCGCTTGCGGCGCTGGCCGCCGATGACCGGGACTCGTTCAGAGAGATTCTGGCCCCGACGGTTCCGCTTTCCCGCCACATCTTCAGGGCCCCGACGCGGTTCTACAAGACTGGCGTCGTGTTCCTCGCCTGGCTCAACGGGTTGCAGGATCATTTCACCATGATCGGCGGGCAGGAGAGCGCGCGTTCGACTCGCCATCTGGCGGAGCTTTTTCGCCTCGCGGACAAGGCCGGGTTGCTGCGCGACCCGGAACTGGCGGCGGATCGCATGGGACAGGCGATGGCGATCCGCGGGGTCGCCTGA
- a CDS encoding Gfo/Idh/MocA family protein, whose amino-acid sequence MAQRPIGIIMHGVTGRMGLNQHLVRSILAIRAEGGLALSNSDRLMPEPVIVGRNAGKIEALAKAHGIERWTTDLDKALADESCPIFFDAGTTQMRASLLTKAIAAGKHIYCEKPISDSMNDALAVARLAKAKGVKSGVVQDKLFLPGLLKMKRLKDAGFFGRLLSVRGEFGYWVFEGDLEPAQRPSWNYKKDEGGGIILDMLCHWRYVLDNLFGEVKAVSCLGATHIPERRDEAGEPYAADADDAAYATFELEGGVIAHLNSSWCVRVRRDDLVTFQADGVNGSAVAGLTKCWSQDRVNTPKPVWNPDEPQKLNFFDGWAEVPDRGPNENGFKTQWEMFLRHVVEDAPWKHDLMEGVKGVQLAELGLQSWRERRWIDVPKLEA is encoded by the coding sequence ATGGCTCAACGCCCGATCGGGATAATCATGCACGGCGTCACGGGCCGGATGGGGCTGAACCAGCACCTTGTCCGCTCGATCCTCGCGATCCGCGCGGAAGGGGGGCTCGCGCTTTCCAATAGCGATCGTCTGATGCCGGAGCCGGTGATCGTCGGGCGCAACGCCGGGAAGATCGAGGCGCTGGCGAAGGCGCACGGGATCGAACGCTGGACGACCGATCTCGACAAAGCGCTCGCAGATGAAAGTTGCCCGATATTCTTCGACGCCGGCACGACGCAGATGCGCGCCTCGCTGCTGACGAAGGCGATCGCGGCGGGCAAGCACATCTATTGCGAGAAGCCGATCTCGGACAGCATGAATGACGCCCTCGCGGTGGCGCGGCTGGCGAAGGCGAAAGGCGTGAAGAGCGGCGTCGTGCAGGACAAGCTCTTTCTGCCCGGTCTTCTGAAAATGAAGCGGCTGAAGGACGCCGGGTTCTTCGGGCGGCTGCTCTCGGTCAGGGGCGAATTCGGCTACTGGGTGTTCGAGGGCGATCTGGAGCCGGCGCAGCGGCCGAGCTGGAACTACAAGAAGGATGAGGGCGGCGGCATCATCCTTGATATGCTCTGCCACTGGCGCTACGTGCTCGACAACCTTTTCGGCGAGGTGAAGGCGGTGTCCTGCCTGGGCGCCACGCACATACCGGAGCGGCGCGACGAAGCCGGCGAACCCTATGCGGCCGACGCCGACGACGCGGCCTACGCGACCTTCGAGCTGGAAGGCGGCGTCATCGCGCATCTCAATTCCTCGTGGTGCGTCAGGGTGCGGCGCGACGATCTGGTCACCTTTCAGGCCGACGGCGTGAACGGCTCCGCCGTCGCCGGGCTGACGAAATGCTGGTCGCAGGACCGCGTCAACACGCCGAAACCGGTCTGGAACCCGGACGAGCCGCAGAAGCTGAACTTCTTCGACGGCTGGGCCGAGGTGCCGGATCGTGGCCCGAACGAGAACGGCTTCAAGACGCAATGGGAGATGTTCCTGCGCCATGTCGTCGAGGACGCGCCCTGGAAACACGATCTGATGGAGGGGGTGAAGGGCGTGCAGCTCGCCGAGCTTGGCCTGCAAAGCTGGCGTGAACGCCGGTGGATCGACGTGCCGAAGCTGGAGGCCTGA
- a CDS encoding cobalamin-independent methionine synthase II family protein has product MSAPKILTTVVGSYPTPDWLIAAPSEQALTDATRVVLNTQESAGVDLVCDGELYRFDINHPETNGMIEYFVRPMGGVRADLTFREIQAFRSQEGMGFRTRPAAVVDGAVTGGALDLPAACARAKGLASRPLKFTLTGPHMLAKTLSDNHYGDRPKLAMAIAEALAEQVAHLDADVVQLDEANLPGHPEEWEWAAEAANIVLSAVKTTPAIHLCFGNYGGQSVQSGTWDRLMDFLNALKVDHIVMEMAARPAEELVAFKALRPEIGLGLGVVDVKRTMVESADEIARSIDRAVSVLGEGRVRYVHPDCGFWMLKRSIADAKIRALVAGRDLHAGAGRLAAG; this is encoded by the coding sequence ATGTCGGCTCCCAAAATCCTGACGACAGTCGTCGGCTCATATCCGACGCCGGACTGGCTGATCGCCGCGCCGAGCGAACAGGCGCTGACCGACGCGACGCGCGTCGTGCTGAACACGCAGGAAAGCGCCGGCGTCGACCTGGTCTGCGATGGCGAACTTTACCGCTTCGACATCAACCACCCGGAAACCAACGGGATGATCGAGTATTTCGTGCGCCCGATGGGCGGCGTGCGCGCCGATCTGACGTTCCGGGAGATTCAGGCGTTCCGCTCGCAGGAGGGGATGGGCTTTCGCACCCGGCCCGCGGCGGTGGTCGACGGCGCCGTGACGGGCGGCGCGCTCGACCTGCCGGCGGCCTGCGCGCGCGCGAAGGGGCTGGCGTCGCGTCCGCTGAAGTTCACGCTGACCGGGCCGCACATGCTGGCGAAAACCCTGTCCGACAATCACTATGGCGACCGGCCGAAGCTGGCCATGGCGATCGCGGAGGCGCTGGCGGAGCAAGTCGCGCATCTCGACGCCGACGTCGTGCAGCTCGACGAAGCCAATCTTCCCGGGCATCCCGAGGAATGGGAATGGGCGGCGGAAGCGGCGAACATCGTCCTCTCAGCGGTGAAGACCACGCCGGCGATCCATCTCTGCTTCGGCAACTACGGCGGCCAGAGCGTGCAGAGCGGCACATGGGACCGGCTGATGGATTTCCTCAATGCGCTCAAGGTCGATCATATCGTCATGGAGATGGCGGCCCGCCCGGCCGAGGAACTGGTCGCCTTCAAGGCGCTTCGCCCCGAAATCGGCCTTGGCCTCGGCGTTGTCGACGTGAAGCGCACGATGGTCGAAAGCGCGGACGAGATCGCGCGCTCGATCGACCGGGCGGTCAGCGTGCTCGGCGAGGGGCGCGTCCGCTACGTGCACCCGGATTGCGGCTTTTGGATGCTGAAGCGCAGCATCGCCGACGCCAAGATCCGCGCCCTTGTCGCAGGCCGCGACCTTCACGCCGGCGCCGGCCGGCTGGCCGCCGGCTGA
- a CDS encoding GNAT family N-acetyltransferase, with product MASSDAAPERLTAADLPACLALSDLAGWNQIEADWRVFLDCGAVWGIRVDGEVAASAALLPYPPRIAWISMVLTAAAARGRGFGSRLTAVAAAEAKRLGLAPQLDATGDGERIYSALGFEALAGLTRWRREGPNPGGLAPAAAPAPTLADDLDRAGIGFSRPAMLRRLASRGPAVSGAGFAAFSRDGRTAHHIGPILTESPDRVESALAAMLAGAEGRALIVDANDAAPGVAALLERLEFRPVRAFRRMALGDAPPPDPARYCAAAGPEFG from the coding sequence ATGGCAAGTTCTGACGCGGCGCCCGAACGCCTGACCGCGGCCGATCTTCCCGCCTGTCTGGCGCTCTCGGACTTGGCGGGCTGGAACCAGATCGAAGCCGACTGGCGCGTGTTTCTCGATTGCGGCGCAGTCTGGGGAATCAGGGTGGACGGCGAGGTTGCGGCGAGCGCCGCGCTGTTGCCGTATCCGCCGCGCATCGCGTGGATCTCGATGGTGCTGACGGCGGCGGCGGCGCGGGGCCGCGGTTTCGGCAGCCGCCTCACCGCCGTCGCCGCGGCTGAGGCGAAGCGGCTCGGCCTTGCGCCGCAGCTCGATGCGACGGGCGACGGCGAGCGGATCTATAGCGCTCTCGGATTCGAGGCGCTGGCGGGGCTGACCAGATGGCGGAGGGAAGGTCCGAACCCGGGGGGGCTGGCGCCTGCGGCGGCGCCGGCGCCTACGCTGGCGGACGATCTCGACAGGGCGGGTATCGGGTTTTCAAGACCTGCCATGCTGCGGCGGCTCGCGAGTCGCGGGCCGGCGGTGAGCGGTGCGGGCTTCGCCGCATTCTCGCGCGATGGCCGGACGGCGCACCATATCGGCCCGATTCTGACCGAGAGCCCCGACCGCGTGGAATCAGCGCTCGCGGCGATGCTTGCCGGCGCGGAGGGCCGCGCGCTGATCGTCGATGCGAATGACGCTGCGCCCGGCGTCGCGGCCCTGCTGGAGCGTCTGGAGTTTCGGCCGGTCCGCGCCTTTCGCCGCATGGCGCTGGGGGACGCGCCGCCGCCGGACCCGGCGCGTTACTGCGCCGCCGCAGGGCCGGAGTTCGGCTGA